A genome region from Brassica oleracea var. oleracea cultivar TO1000 chromosome C2, BOL, whole genome shotgun sequence includes the following:
- the LOC106324282 gene encoding uncharacterized protein LOC106324282: MVKSRDRGTSYPSVSFSIVAIYKDKIYCDIVPMDLGHLIFGRPWQYDRETTHDGKRNCCRFVIDNRTITLLPKDPSLPSPASQATCPAPTQPVESCSKPALICSVSAFEEELRQTGFAFALLSVSDRAVSSQSHNMAFSPLLEEYTDVFPDDLQKELPPL; the protein is encoded by the coding sequence ATGGTTAAAAGCAGGGACAGAGGTACGAGTTACCCATCGGTGTCATTTTCGATTGTAGCAATTTACAAAGACAAAATATATTGTGACATTGTTCCGATGGACCTTGGTCACTTGATTTTTGGAAGACCTTGGCAGTATGATCGTGAGACAACCCATGACGGGAAACGTAACTGCTGTCGTTTTGTCATTGATAATCGCACAATCACACTCTTGCCGAAGGACCCCTCTCTTCCATCACCGGCGAGTCAAGCTACTTGTCCAGCACCTACTCAGCCGGTTGAGTCTTGCTCAAAACCTGCTTTGATCTGTTCGGTTAGTGCATTTGAGGAAGAGCTACGACAGACTGGTTTCGCTTTTGCTTTACTGTCCGTTTCAGACAGAGCCGTAAGTTCTCAGTCACATAACATGGCTTTTAGTCCACTCCTTGAAGAATATACAGATGTGTTTCCAGACGACTTGCAAAAGGAGCTACCGCCGTTATGA
- the LOC106325001 gene encoding protein C2-DOMAIN ABA-RELATED 10-like translates to MDQKPLGLLTIHIKRGINLAIRDHRSSDPYVVITVADQTLKTRVVKRNCNPVWNEEMTVAIKDPNVPIRLAVFDWDKFTGDDKMGDANVEIQPYLEALKMGMELLRLPNGCAIKRVQPSRENCLSDESSIVWNNGKITQDMILRLNNVECGEIEIMLEWHEGAGCRGVTSSAKGAGSSST, encoded by the exons ATGGATCAAAAGCCTCTAGGATTGCTGACAATTCACATCAAAAGAGGCATTAATCTCGCCATTCGCGACCATAGAAGCAGCGATCCTTATGTTGTTATCACGGTCGCCGATCAG ACATTGAAGACACGTGTGGTGAAGAGAAACTGCAACCCAGTATGGAATGAAGAAATGACCGTTGCAATCAAAGATCCAAATGTCCCAATCCGCTTG GCAGTGTTTGACTGGGACAAGTTCACTGGAGATGACAAAATGGGAGATGCAAACGTAGAGATTCAACCATACTTGGAGGCTCTGAAAATGGGGATGGAGCTTCTGAGGCTCCCTAATGGATGCGCTATCAAAAGGGTTCAGCCTTCGAGGGAAAACTGTTTATCAGATGAAAGTAGCATTGTCTGGAACAATGGTAAGATCACTCAAGACATGATCCTTAGGCTCAACAATGTTGAATGCGGAGAGATTGAGATCATGCTTGAATGGCATGAAGGTGCTGGTTGCAGAGGTGTAACTTCCTCTGCCAAAGGAGCAGGCTCTTCCTCTACCTAG
- the LOC106325050 gene encoding probable NAD(P)H dehydrogenase subunit CRR3, chloroplastic, with translation MVVLSSSIFSMSRVSTAMASLTNDSQSPLPSKPTKKPTRISLKTGNQNQQLSRKQRREKKPSIAQIERAFGAGSYRDSEGEMDMNTVFDELLLGHANKFEGKLEKKLREVGEMFVDRTESKLRSSGKPVLMFTMQWILPIWIVSLLLACGIIKLPFSLPLLDDLIM, from the exons ATGGTGGTCTTATCCAGCAGCATCTTCTCCATGAGCAGAGTTTCAACAGCTATGGCTTCCCTAACCAACGACTCTCAATCTCCCCTTCCTTCGAAACCTACCAAGAAACCCACAAGAATCAGCCTGAAAACAGGAAATCAAAATCAGCAATTATCACGGAAGCAACGGCGAGAGAAGAAGCCATCAATAGCTCAGATCGAGAGAGCATTTGGCGCTGGATCATATCGTGATTCTGAAGG GGAAATGGATATGAATACAGTATTCGATGAGCTTCTTCTGGGTCATGCTAATAAGTTCGAAGGAAAGCTGGAGAAGAAGCTACGAGAGGTTGGCGAAATGTTTGTAGACCGAACAGAGTCTAAGCTTCGTTCATCCG GGAAACCAGTTTTGATGTTTACAATGCAATGGATACTTCCTATATGGATTGTGTCACTGCTTTTGGCTTGTGGAATTATCAAACTTCCCTTTAGCCTCCCTTTACTTGATGACTTGATCATGTGA
- the LOC106324283 gene encoding probable E3 ubiquitin-protein ligase ARI3: MVNGFPTIDGPTPAGKPSSDKHSGKIDVGHHMYSLYFKGLVSEDSLAGFGVAILGQEDELVFQMKGPIHGSDITVLEAELSALKRGLTEAADLGINHITIYSDNHPTHDLISGRLVPKENNMALLVNDVQRIRGRFSSSFTIFVSRCSIKHAYKLARETTVSEISIPMDTPPRRAKPARKMTCAICLDDDVNADQMFTTVDKCGHRFCSECVKRHIEVRLLEGSVMTCPQFRCKSELNFNRCADLLTPKLREIWRQRIRENSIPFEERVYCPNPKCSALMRVTELSKLNKESAVRRCCEKCGEPFCTNCKFPWHDNLSCDDFKIMHPNLRESELKLHALANQKLWRQCGKCQHMIELSKGCVLVVCRCGHKFCYRCGANARSCTHGLGHVFPPQPQQLESPPPPPPCWAQCLCWLFLLLFVFFISVGIKSS; this comes from the exons ATGGTCAATGGATTCCCTACAATAGATGGTCCAACACCCGCCGGAAAACCCTCATCGGATAAACACTCCGGCAAAATTGACGTTGGTCATCACATGTACAGCCTTTACTTCAAGGGTTTGGTCAGCGAGGACTCATTGGCCGGATTTGGCGTCGCAATTTTGGGACAGGAAGATGAACTCGTGTTTCAGATGAAGGGACCAATTCATGGCTCCGACATTACTGTTTTGGAAGCTGAGCTTAGTGCATTGAAGCGAGGACTAACCGAAGCTGCGGATTTAGGGATCAATCATATCACAATTTACAGTGATAATCATCCAACTCACGACTTA ATCAGTGGAAGGTTGGTGCCAAAGGAGAATAATATGGCCTTGCTAGTAAACGATGTGCAGCGCATCAGGGGAAGGTTTTCGTCTAGCTTTACAATTTTTGTGTCCCGATGTAGTATCAAACATGCTTATAAACTAGCTAGAGAAACAACAGTTTCTGAAATCAGCATACCTATGGATACTCCTCCTCGACGAGCCAAGCCTGCCCGGAAAATGACTTGTGCTATATGTTTAGATGATGATGTCAATGCTGATCAGATGTTTACTACTGTTGATAAATGTGGTCATCGGTTTTGTTCCGAGTGTGTGAAACGACACATAGAGGTAAGGCTACTCGAAGGAAGTGTGATGACATGTCCTCAGTTTCGTTGCAAGTCTGAACTGAATTTTAATAGATGTGCCGATCTTTTGACACCTAAATTAAGAGAGATTTGGCGACAAAGGATCAGAGAGAACTCGATTCCTTTTGAGGAAAGAGTTTATTGCCCTAACCCGAAGTGCTCAGCTTTAATGCGCGTAACCGAGCTTTCAAAACTGAATAAAGAGAGTGCAGTTAGGAGATGCTGCGAAAAATGCGGTGAGCCCTTCTGCACTAACTGCAAGTTTCCATGGCATGATAACTTGTCATGCGACGATTTCAAGATAATGCATCCAAATTTAAGAGAAAGCGAGCTAAAGCTACATGCCTTAGCAAATCAGAAACTGTGGCGTCAGTGCGGAAAATGCCAACACATGATTGAACTTTCTAAAGGATGCGTCCTCGTAGTTTGCAG ATGTGGACATAAGTTTTGCTACCGATGCGGAGCCAATGCTCGAAGTTGCACACATGGACTTGGCCATGTGTTTCCACCACAGCCTCAGCAGCTGGAATCACCGCCACCGCCACCGCCATGCTGGGCACAATGTTTATGTTGGTTGTTTCTTCTATTGTTCGTATTTTTTATATCTGTTGGTATCAAATCCTCATAG
- the LOC106321346 gene encoding putative clathrin assembly protein At2g01600, translating into MGTLQTWRKAYGALKDTTKVGLVRVNSDYADLDVAIVKATNHVECPPKDRHLGKIFAATAVTRARADVAYCIHALSRRLHKTRNWTVALKTLIVIHRLLREGDPTFREELLNFSQRGRILQLSNFKDDSSPIAWDCSAWVRTYALFLEERLECFRVLKYDTEAERLPKATPGQDKGYSRTRDLDGEELLVQLPALQQLLYRLIGCRPEGAANHNHVIQYALALVLKESFKVYCAINDGIINLIDKFFEMPKHEAISSLEIYKRAGQQARSLSEFYEACKGLELARNFQFPVLREPPPSFLSTMEEYIKEAPRAVDAPAEPLLLTYRPDDGLPDEDAEPSHEEREVVLPSDDVVLVSEDTEPSPPPPPPPPPPSASTQSQNIIDTDDLLGLNSGGPDASAIENQNALALAIIPTDDNPATPRFGHANDYDPSGWELALVTTPSNDISAATDRQLGGGLDTLTLNSLYDDGAYIASQRPVYGAPAPNPFEVHHDPFASSSNGIQTPQQPAVNNPFGAYQPTYHHQEQQQLQLALPNPTANNNNYSNNPFGDFGEFPVNPVSQQPNTSGFGDFAVNQHNNNPFRSTGLL; encoded by the exons ATGGGAACGCTGCAGACTTGGCGTAAAGCTTATGGAGCCCTAAAAGACACCACCAAAGTCGGCCTTGTCCGCGTCAACAGCGATTACGCC GATTTAGACGTTGCCATCGTCAAAGCCACCAACCATGTCGAGTGTCCTCCCAAAGATCGTCATCTCGGAA AGATATTTGCTGCAACGGCGGTGACTCGTGCTCGAGCAGATGTTGCGTATTGCATTCACGCCCTTTCTCGCCGCTTGCATAAAACCAGAAACTGGACG GTTGCTCTGAAGACGCTGATTGTGATTCATCGACTTCTAAGGGAAGGAGATCCCACGTTTAGAGAGGAGCTACTTAATTTTTCCCAGAGAGGGAGGATTCTGCAGCTTTCTAACTTCAAGGATGATTCAAGCCCTATCG CCTGGGATTGTTCAGCTTGGGTACGTACTTATGCGTTGTTTCTTGAGGAGCGGCTTGAGTGCTTCAGGGTTTTGAAATATGATACTGAGGCTGAGCGTCTTCCTAAGGCTACCCCAGGGCAGGATAAG GGTTATAGTAGAACCAGGGATTTAGATGGTGAAGAGCTCTTGGTCCAGTTGCCAGCTTTGCAGCAGCTTCTCTATCGTCTCATTGGTTGCAGG CCAGAAGGTGCTGCTAACCACAACCATGTTATACAATATGCACTTGCTCTG GTGTTGAAGGAGAGTTTTAAAGTATATTGTGCTATCAATGACGGAATTATCAATCTCATTGACAAG TTCTTTGAAATGCCAAAACACGAAGCCATCAGTTCCCTTGAAATATACAAGCGTGCTGGTCAACAG GCGCGTAGCCTTTCTGAATTCTATGAAGCCTGTAAAGGATTGGAACTCGCTAGGAATTTTCAATTTCCTGTACTTAGAGAG CCCCCACCATCTTTTCTGAGTACAATGGAGGAGTATATTAAAGAAGCACCCCGTGCGGTGGATGCCCCAGCTGAGCCACTG CTTCTAACTTATAGGCCGGATGATGGACTTCCTGACGAAGATGCTGAACCGTCTCATGAAGAACGTGAAGTTGTGTTGCCTTCAGATGATGTCGTTCTTGTATCTGAAGATACTGAACCTTCTCCCCCGCCTCCTCCTCCTCCTCCTCCTCCTTCAGCCAGCACTCAGTCTCAGAACATCATTGATACTGATGATCTACTG GGTCTGAACTCTGGTGGTCCTGATGCATCAGCGATTGAGAACCAAAATGCACTTGCTTTAGCCATAATCCCAACCGATG ATAACCCTGCAACACCACGTTTTGGTCACGCAAACGATTATGACCCATCAGGATGGGAGCTTGCACTGGTAACAACACCAAGCAACGATATCTCTGCAGCCACCGATAGGCAGTTG GGTGGAGGCTTAGACACACTTACGCTGAACAGTCTGTACGATGATGGAGCCTACATAGCCTCCCAACGTCCTGTCTACGGTGCACCAGCTCCCAACCCATTTGAGGTCCATCATGACCCTTTTGCATCATCATCCAATGGCATTCAGACACCTCAGCAGCCAGCTGTCAACAACCCTTTTGGTGCTTACCAGCCAACTTATCATCATCAGGAGCAGCAGCAACTACAGCTAGCACTCCCAAACCCCACAGCCAATAATAATAATTACAGTAATAATCCATTTGGTGATTTCGGGGAATTTCCGGTTAACCCGGTTTCACAGCAGCCAAATACGAGCGGGTTTGGTGATTTTGCGGTTAACCAACATAATAATAACCCCTTCCGCAGCACTGGTCTCCTTTGA
- the LOC106325674 gene encoding uncharacterized protein LOC106325674 has product MENGVSLQQTPKEKHSWQIQELPFSLLPYPQMIMEAIEASNDAKGCSKTAILKHIETTQTHLPPSHLTLLDYHLKPDETFGEDRDCEKQLHETRSKAETSGRFKTRGGHVSLGFFDEDDHRRRRRWFKATTERKLTVCVCVESLEGHGK; this is encoded by the exons ATGGAGAACGGGGTTAGTCTTCAACAAACTCCAAAGGAGAAGCATTCCTGGCAGATACAAGAGCTTCCCTTTTCTCTCCTACCGTACCCTCAG ATGATCATGGAAGCGATTGAGGCGTCTAACGACGCGAAGGGATGCAGCAAAACGGCGATTTTAAAGCACATCGAGACAACACAGACACATTTACCACCGTCTCACCTGACGCTGCTCGACTACCATCTCAAACCAGATGAAACATTCGGGGAAGATCGTGATTGTGAAAAACAATTACATGAAACCAGATCAAAAGCCGAAACCTCAGGGAGATTCAAGACACGTGGCGGTCACGTCTCCCTCGGTTTCTTCGACGAGGACGACCACCGAAGAAGGAGAAGATGGTTCAAGGCTACGACGGAGCGAAAACTAACGGTGTGCGTGTGCGTCGAGAGCCTGGAAGGCCACGGAAAGTGA
- the LOC106325696 gene encoding 21 kDa protein-like — MASQNLTATLLLFTTFLFISRSISAVHSPPLLNATTNDLTFIRTSCNATLYPDLCFNSLAGYASAVQSSPARLTKLAIGVTISKAKSTAVLLSKFSRSATKVKDCASYLKDALDEMRDSLRTLRNISRGVGIGAAPSSVEMFRFKMSDVQTYMSAALTYEDTCTDEYEEMDEAGGTKTAVYDRVNNLKRLTSNALALVNSYANNGAP, encoded by the coding sequence ATGGCAAGCCAAAATCTTACTGCAACGTTGCTTCTCTTCACCACCTTTCTCTTCATTTCCCGATCAATCTCAGCCGTTCATTCTCCTCCACTACTAAACGCAACAACCAACGATCTAACTTTCATCCGAACAAGCTGCAACGCTACTCTATACCCAGACCTCTGCTTCAACTCTCTCGCCGGCTACGCCTCCGCCGTTCAAAGCAGTCCGGCGAGGCTAACCAAACTAGCTATCGGAGTTACCATTTCAAAAGCTAAATCAACGGCTGTTTTGCTTTCCAAGTTCTCGCGCTCAGCAACCAAAGTCAAAGACTGTGCTTCTTACCTTAAAGACGCACTCGACGAGATGAGAGATTCACTCCGAACACTACGCAACATTAGCCGCGGAGTAGGCATTGGTGCGGCTCCGTCTTCGGTGGAGATGTTTAGGTTCAAGATGAGTGACGTGCAGACGTATATGAGTGCAGCATTGACGTATGAGGATACGTGTACGGACGAATACGAAGAAATGGATGAAGCTGGAGGGACCAAGACGGCTGTTTATGATCGGGTGAATAATCTGAAGAGGTTAACTAGTAATGCTCTTGCGCTTGTTAACAGTTATGCCAATAATGGAGCTCCATGA
- the LOC106327215 gene encoding F-box protein SKIP28 produces MRTEEKEEGEGEEQQWPSSRSAHEVLLIVLPYLHSLFELLSMTGVSRSLRDAIRDETALWTKIVVEPPLSSRLTDDILWEITSKSSGKLNTLILRQCLRITDKGLRRVVDANPLIRKIIVPGCTELTPEGIIGCVESLANVETLHINGVHRFTKDHLSALSTYLPHEGAIDVEVCPKCNQVMMIPSCSRASCNRGRRQERKCRGCWFCVSRCMECSLCLGSDTDIQEAACGGDSLCLECWLVLPKCRFCNKPYCTSHSSLRHDIATNDPSAQPMFECEACHYRAGTNPYDAFDYQI; encoded by the exons ATGAGGACGGAGGAGAAAGAAGAAGGAGAAGGAGAAGAACAACAATGGCCATCATCAAGATCAGCTCACGAGGTTTTACTAATAGTTCTTCCATATCTCCACTCACTCTTCGAGCTTCTCTCCATGACCGGCGTTTCACGGTCCTTAAGAGACGCGATCAGAGACGAAACAGCTTTATGGACAAAGATCGTTGTTGAACCACCCCTGAGTTCTCGTCTAACCGATGATATTCTATGGGAGATCACTTCCAAATCCTCCGGAAAATTAAACACTCTGATCCTCCGACAGTGTCTTAGGATCACCGACAAGGGGCTCAGACGCGTGGTTGACGCAAATCCCCTCATCAGAAAG ATAATTGTGCCCGGATGCACTGAACTGACTCCAGAAGGAATCATTGGATGTGTTGAAAGCTTGGCAAACGTGGAGACACTTCACATCAACGGCGTACACCGCTTCACTAAAGACCATCTCTCAGCACTCTCCACTTACCTTCCTCACGAGGGAGCCATAGATGTCGAGGTTTGTCCCAAATGCAACCAAGTCATGATGATTCCGTCCTGCTCAAGAGCGTCTTGT AACCGTGGGAGAAGGCAAGAACGAAAGTGCAGGGGATGCTGGTTCTGCGTCTCTAGATGCATGGAGTGTTCATTGTGCCTCGGATCAGACACTGATATTCAAGAGGCAGCCTGCGGTGGCGACAGTCTGTGTCTCGAATGCTGGCTCGTGCTTCCAAAGTGCAGGTTCTGCAATAAACCCTATTGCACAAGTCACAGCAGTCTGCGACATGATATTGCAACCAATGATCCTTCGGCTCAGCCCATGTTTGAATGCGAAGCTTGTCACTACAGGGCAGGTACAAACCCATATGACGCTTTCGACTATCAAATCTAG
- the LOC106327214 gene encoding glucan endo-1,3-beta-glucosidase 3, with protein MAALLLLFLFLFASSALSQDSLIGVNIGTEVTDMPSPTQVVTLLKSQNINHVRLYDADRSMLLAFAHTGIQLIISVPNDQLLGISQSNATAANWVTRNVAAYYPATNITAIAVGSEVLTSLPNAAPVLVSALKYIQAALVTANLDRQIKVSTPHASTIILDSFPPSQAFFNKTWDPVIVPLLEFLQSTGSPLMLNVYPYFDYVLSNGVIPLDYALFQPLQANKEAVDANTLLHYTNVFDAIVDAAYFAMSYLNFTNIPIVVTESGWPSKGDGQEHDATVENANTYNSNLIQHVINKTGTPKHPGTAVATYIYELYNEDTRPGPLSEKNWGLFHTNGTPVYTLRLAGAGAILANDTTNQTFCVAKEKVDKKMLQAALDWACGPGKVDCSDLMQGEACYEPDDVVAHSSYAFNAYYQKMGKASGSCDFKGVATVTTTDPSRGTCVFPGSAKSNRTVGHNTTALAPSANSTTSGCFLHPQASFVNLTFLSLLLLIALVFL; from the exons ATGGCTGCCCTTCTTCTCCTTTTCCTTTTCCTATTTGCAAGCTCTGCTCTCTCCCAAG ATTCTTTAATCGGTGTTAACATCGGAACAGAAGTCACAGACATGCCAAGTCCAACACAAGTAGTAACACTCCTCAAATCACAGAACATCAACCACGTCCGTCTCTACGACGCAGACCGCTCAATGCTCCTTGCCTTCGCCCACACAGGCATCCAACTCATCATCTCGGTCCCTAACGACCAGCTCCTCGGCATCAGCCAGTCAAACGCAACCGCAGCCAACTGGGTCACTAGAAACGTCGCCGCTTACTACCCCGCGACCAACATCACAGCAATAGCCGTCGGATCAGAAGTCCTAACCTCCTTACCCAACGCAGCTCCCGTCCTCGTCTCCGCCCTCAAGTACATCCAAGCCGCTCTCGTAACGGCCAATCTCGACCGTCAGATCAAAGTCTCAACTCCGCACGCTTCGACCATTATTCTTGATTCTTTCCCTCCTTCTCAGGCCTTCTTCAACAAGACTTGGGATCCGGTGATCGTCCCTCTCCTCGAGTTCCTCCAGTCCACAGGGTCCCCACTGATGCTTAACGTCTATCCTTACTTCGACTACGTGCTGTCTAACGGCGTTATACCGTTAGACTACGCGCTGTTCCAGCCTCTCCAAGCCAATAAAGAAGCTGTAGACGCCAACACGTTACTACACTACACAAACGTGTTTGATGCTATTGTAGACGCGGCTTACTTCGCTATGTCTTACCTCAACTTCACCAACATCCCCATAGTGGTTACTGAGTCTGGCTGGCCGTCGAAAGGAGACGGTCAGGAGCACGACGCGACGGTAGAGAATGCGAACACTTACAATAGCAACTTGATCCAGCACGTGATCAACAAGACCGGGACGCCGAAACACCCCGGGACCGCGGTAGCTACCTACATCTACGAGCTTTACAACGAGGACACGAGGCCCGGACCATTGTCTGAGAAGAACTGGGGGCTGTTTCACACGAACGGGACGCCGGTTTACACGCTGCGTTTGGCTGGTGCGGGGGCCATTCTGGCGAATGATACTACGAACCAGACGTTTTGTGTAGCCAAGGAGAAGGTTGATAAGAAGATGCTTCAGGCGGCTCTGGACTGGGCTTGTGGGCCTGGGAAGGTTGATTGTTCGGACTTGATGCAGGGCGAGGCGTGTTATGAGCCTGACGATGTGGTTGCGCATTCTAGTTACGCGTTTAATGCTTATTACCAGAAGATGGGGAAGGCTTCGGGTAGTTGTGACTTTAAAGGAGTTGCTACGGTTACGACTACTGATCCAA GTAGAGGAACGTGTGTGTTCCCTGGAAG TGCTAAAAGCAATCGGACAGTTGGACACAACACAACTGCGTTGGCTCCTTCAGCGAACTCCACAACCTCTGGCTGCTTCCTACACCCTCAAGCTTCTTTTGTTAACTTAACATTCCTCTCGCTTTTACTGCTTATTGCCTTAGTATTCTTGTAG